The Dasypus novemcinctus isolate mDasNov1 chromosome 12, mDasNov1.1.hap2, whole genome shotgun sequence genome includes a window with the following:
- the MAP3K12 gene encoding mitogen-activated protein kinase kinase kinase 12 isoform X1, with amino-acid sequence MACLHETRTPSPSFGGFVSALSEASVRKLDPDTSDCTPEKDLTPTQCVLRDVVPLGGQGGGGPSPSPGGEPPPEPFANSVLQLHEQDAGGPGGAAGSPESRASRVRADEVRLQCQSGSGFLEGLFGCLRPVWTMIGKAYSTEHKQQQEDLWEVPFEEILDLQWVGSGAQGAVFLGRFHGEEVAVKKVRDLKETDIKHLRKLKHPNIITFKGVCTQAPCYCILMEFCAQGQLYEVLRAGRPVTPSLLVDWSMGIAGGMNYLHLHKIIHRDLKSPNMLITYDDVVKISDFGTSKELSDKSTKMSFAGTVAWMAPEVIRNEPVSEKVDIWSFGVVLWELLTGEIPYKDVDSSAIIWGVGSNSLHLPVPSSCPDGFKILLRQCWNSKPRNRPSFRQILLHLDIASADVLSTPQETYFKSQAEWREEVKLHFEKIKSEGTCLHRLEEELVMRRREELRHALDIREHYERKLERANNLYMELNALMLQLELKERELLRREQALERKCPGLLKSHSSRGLLHGNTVEKLIKKRNVPQKLSPHSKRPDILKTESLLPKLDAALSGVGLPGCPKGPPSPGRSRRGKTRHRKASAKGSCGDLPGLRAAVPAPEPGGPGSPGALGGGPSAWEACPPALRGLHHDLLLRKMSSSSPDLLSAALGTRGRGATGGAGDPGSPPPARGDTPPSEGSAPGSTSPDSPGGAKGEPPPPGGPGESVGLLGTGREGTAGRGGSRAGAQHLTPAALLYRAAVTRSQKRGISSEEEEGEVDSEVELPSSQRWPQGLNMRQSLSTFSSENPSDGEEGTASEPSPSGTPEVGSTNTDERPDERSDDMCSQGSEIPLDPPASEAAPGPEPNSLPTSQQNLLRREGPPNSEDSDFDSNELDNSNSGDALRPLASLPP; translated from the exons ATGGCCTGCCTTCATGAGACCCGGACACCCTCCCCCTCCTTTGGAGGCTTCGTGTCAGCCCTAAGTGAGGCATCCGTGCGCAAGCTTGACCCAGACACTTCTGACTGCACCCCCGAGAAGGACCTGACACCTACCCAGTGTGTACTTCGAGATGTAgtgccccttggtgggcagggcgggggtgggcccagcccctctccAGGTGGAGAGCCGCCCCCTGAGCCTTTTGCCAACAGTGTCCTGCAGCTACACGAGCAGGACGCGGGGGGCCCAGGGGGAGCTGCTGGGTCCCCTGAGAGTCGAGCATCCAGAGTTCGAGCCGATGAAGTGCGGCTGCAGTGCCAGAGTGGCAGCGGCTTCCTTGAAGGCCTTTTTGGCTGCCTGCGCCCTGTCTGGACCATGATTGGCAAAGCCTATTCCACTGAGCACAAACAGCAGCAGGAAG ACCTCTGGGAGGTCCCCTTTGAGGAAATCCTGGACCTGCAGTGGGTGGGCTCAGGGGCCCAGGGCGCTGTCTTCCTGGGGCGCTTCCACGGGGAGGAAGTCGCTGTGAAGAAAGTGCGGGACCTCAAGGAGACCGACATCAAGCACCTGCGAAAGCTGAAGCACCCCAACATCATCACCTTCAA GGGTGTGTGCACCCAGGCTCCCTGCTACTGCATCCTTATGGAGTTCTGCGCCCAGGGCCAGCTGTATGAGGTACTTCGGGCTGGCCGCCCTGTCACCCCCTCCTTGCTGGTTGACTGGTCCATGGGCATCGCTGGTGGCATGAACTACCTGCACCTGCACAAGATTATTCACAGAGACCTCAAGTCCCCCAA CATGCTGATCACATATGACGATGTGGTGAAGATCTCAGATTTTGGCACTTCCAAGGAGCTGAGTGACAAAAGCACCAAGATGTCCTTTGCAGGGACAGTAGCCTGGATGGCCCCCGAGGTGATCCGCAATGAACCTGTATCTGAGAAGGTGGACATCTG GTCCTTTGGTGTGGTACTGTGGGAACTTCTGACTGGCGAGATCCCCTACAAAGATGTAGATTCCTCAGCTATCATCTGGGGCGTTGGAAGTAACAGTCTCCATCTGCCTGTGCCCTCTAGCTGCCCTGATGGCTTCAAAATTCTCCTTCGCCAATGCTG GAACAGCAAACCCCGAAATCGTCCATCATTCCGACAGATCTTGCTGCATCTGGACATTGCCTCAGCTGATGTGCTCTCCACACCCCAGGAGACTTACTTTAAATCACAG GCGGAGTGgcgggaagaagtaaaactgcacTTTGAAAAGATTAAGTCAGAGGGGACCTGCCTGCACCGCCTAGAAGAGGAGCTGGTGATGCGGAGGCGGGAGGAGCTCAG ACACGCCTTGGACATCAGGGAGCACTATGAACGGAAGCTTGAGAGGGCCAACAACCTATACATGGAACTTAATGCCTTGATGTTGCAGCTGGAGCTCAAGGAGCGGGAGCTGCTCAG GCGGGAACAAGCTTTAGAGCGGAAGTGCCCAGGCCTGCTCAAGTCCCACTCTTCGCGAGGCCTCCTACATGGTAACACTGTGGAGAAGCTCATCAAGAAGAGGAATGTGCCACAGAAGCTGTCACCCCATAGCAAAAG aCCAGATATCCTCAAGACAGAGTCATTGCTACCTAAGCTAGATGCAGCCCTGAGTGGGGTGGGGCTTCCTGGCTGTCCTAAGGGGCCCCCCTCACCAGGACGGAGTCGCCGAGGCAAGACCCGTCACCGCAAGGCCAGCGCTAAGGGCAGCTGTGGGGACCTGCCTGGGCTTCGTGCAGCTGTGCCAGCCCCAGAACCTGGGGGACCAGGAAGCCCAGGGGCACTAGGAGGGGGACCCTCGGCCTGGGAGGCCTGTCCCCCTGCCCTCCGTGGGCTCCATCATGACCTCCTGCTACGCAAGATGTCTTCATCATCGCCAGATCTGCTGTCTGCAGCACTGGGAACCCGGGGCCGGGGGGCCACAGGGGGAGCTGGGGATCCTGGCTCACCACCTCCAGCCCGGGGTGACACCCCTCCAAGTGAGGGCTCAGCCCCTGGTTCCACCAGCCCAGATTCACCTGGGGGAGCCAAAGGGGAGCCACCTCCACCAGGAGGGCCTGGTGAAAGTGTGGGGCTGCTGGGAACTGGAAGGGAAGGGACAGCGGGCCGGGGAGGAAGCCGGGCTGGGGCCCAGCACTTGACCCCGGCTGCACTGCTGTACAGGGCTGCTGTCACCCGAAGTCAG AAACGTGGCATAtcctcagaggaagaggaaggagaggtggACAGTGAAGTAGAGCTGCCATCAAGCCAGAG GTGGCCTCAGGGCCTGAACATGCGCCAGTCACTATCTACCTTCAGCTCAGAGAACCCGTCAGATGGGGAGGAGGGCACAGCTAGTGAGCCTTCCCCCAGTGGCACACCTGAAGTTGGCAGTACCAACACAGATGAGCGGCCAGATGAGCGGTCTGATGACATGTGCTCCCAGGGCTCAGAAATCCCATTGGACCCACCTGCTTCAGAAGCGGCCCCTGGTCCTGAACCCAACTCCTTGCCCACCTCACAGCAGAACCTACTCAGAAGGGAG GGCCCTCCCAATTCTGAGGACTCAGACTTTGACAGCAATGAACTGGACAACTCCAACAGCGGTGATGCCTTGCGGCCCCTAGCTTCCCTCCCTCCGTGA
- the MAP3K12 gene encoding mitogen-activated protein kinase kinase kinase 12 isoform X3, with protein sequence MACLHETRTPSPSFGGFVSALSEASVRKLDPDTSDCTPEKDLTPTQCVLRDVVPLGGQGGGGPSPSPGGEPPPEPFANSVLQLHEQDAGGPGGAAGSPESRASRVRADEVRLQCQSGSGFLEGLFGCLRPVWTMIGKAYSTEHKQQQEDLWEVPFEEILDLQWVGSGAQGAVFLGRFHGEEVAVKKVRDLKETDIKHLRKLKHPNIITFKGVCTQAPCYCILMEFCAQGQLYEVLRAGRPVTPSLLVDWSMGIAGGMNYLHLHKIIHRDLKSPNMLITYDDVVKISDFGTSKELSDKSTKMSFAGTVAWMAPEVIRNEPVSEKVDIWSFGVVLWELLTGEIPYKDVDSSAIIWGVGSNSLHLPVPSSCPDGFKILLRQCWNSKPRNRPSFRQILLHLDIASADVLSTPQETYFKSQAEWREEVKLHFEKIKSEGTCLHRLEEELVMRRREELRHALDIREHYERKLERANNLYMELNALMLQLELKERELLRREQALERKCPGLLKSHSSRGLLHGNTVEKLIKKRNVPQKLSPHSKRPDILKTESLLPKLDAALSGVGLPGCPKGPPSPGRSRRGKTRHRKASAKGSCGDLPGLRAAVPAPEPGGPGSPGALGGGPSAWEACPPALRGLHHDLLLRKMSSSSPDLLSAALGTRGRGATGGAGDPGSPPPARGDTPPSEGSAPGSTSPDSPGGAKGEPPPPGGPGESVGLLGTGREGTAGRGGSRAGAQHLTPAALLYRAAVTRSQKRGISSEEEEGEVDSEVELPSSQRAQKSHWTHLLQKRPLVLNPTPCPPHSRTYSEGRALPILRTQTLTAMNWTTPTAVMPCGP encoded by the exons ATGGCCTGCCTTCATGAGACCCGGACACCCTCCCCCTCCTTTGGAGGCTTCGTGTCAGCCCTAAGTGAGGCATCCGTGCGCAAGCTTGACCCAGACACTTCTGACTGCACCCCCGAGAAGGACCTGACACCTACCCAGTGTGTACTTCGAGATGTAgtgccccttggtgggcagggcgggggtgggcccagcccctctccAGGTGGAGAGCCGCCCCCTGAGCCTTTTGCCAACAGTGTCCTGCAGCTACACGAGCAGGACGCGGGGGGCCCAGGGGGAGCTGCTGGGTCCCCTGAGAGTCGAGCATCCAGAGTTCGAGCCGATGAAGTGCGGCTGCAGTGCCAGAGTGGCAGCGGCTTCCTTGAAGGCCTTTTTGGCTGCCTGCGCCCTGTCTGGACCATGATTGGCAAAGCCTATTCCACTGAGCACAAACAGCAGCAGGAAG ACCTCTGGGAGGTCCCCTTTGAGGAAATCCTGGACCTGCAGTGGGTGGGCTCAGGGGCCCAGGGCGCTGTCTTCCTGGGGCGCTTCCACGGGGAGGAAGTCGCTGTGAAGAAAGTGCGGGACCTCAAGGAGACCGACATCAAGCACCTGCGAAAGCTGAAGCACCCCAACATCATCACCTTCAA GGGTGTGTGCACCCAGGCTCCCTGCTACTGCATCCTTATGGAGTTCTGCGCCCAGGGCCAGCTGTATGAGGTACTTCGGGCTGGCCGCCCTGTCACCCCCTCCTTGCTGGTTGACTGGTCCATGGGCATCGCTGGTGGCATGAACTACCTGCACCTGCACAAGATTATTCACAGAGACCTCAAGTCCCCCAA CATGCTGATCACATATGACGATGTGGTGAAGATCTCAGATTTTGGCACTTCCAAGGAGCTGAGTGACAAAAGCACCAAGATGTCCTTTGCAGGGACAGTAGCCTGGATGGCCCCCGAGGTGATCCGCAATGAACCTGTATCTGAGAAGGTGGACATCTG GTCCTTTGGTGTGGTACTGTGGGAACTTCTGACTGGCGAGATCCCCTACAAAGATGTAGATTCCTCAGCTATCATCTGGGGCGTTGGAAGTAACAGTCTCCATCTGCCTGTGCCCTCTAGCTGCCCTGATGGCTTCAAAATTCTCCTTCGCCAATGCTG GAACAGCAAACCCCGAAATCGTCCATCATTCCGACAGATCTTGCTGCATCTGGACATTGCCTCAGCTGATGTGCTCTCCACACCCCAGGAGACTTACTTTAAATCACAG GCGGAGTGgcgggaagaagtaaaactgcacTTTGAAAAGATTAAGTCAGAGGGGACCTGCCTGCACCGCCTAGAAGAGGAGCTGGTGATGCGGAGGCGGGAGGAGCTCAG ACACGCCTTGGACATCAGGGAGCACTATGAACGGAAGCTTGAGAGGGCCAACAACCTATACATGGAACTTAATGCCTTGATGTTGCAGCTGGAGCTCAAGGAGCGGGAGCTGCTCAG GCGGGAACAAGCTTTAGAGCGGAAGTGCCCAGGCCTGCTCAAGTCCCACTCTTCGCGAGGCCTCCTACATGGTAACACTGTGGAGAAGCTCATCAAGAAGAGGAATGTGCCACAGAAGCTGTCACCCCATAGCAAAAG aCCAGATATCCTCAAGACAGAGTCATTGCTACCTAAGCTAGATGCAGCCCTGAGTGGGGTGGGGCTTCCTGGCTGTCCTAAGGGGCCCCCCTCACCAGGACGGAGTCGCCGAGGCAAGACCCGTCACCGCAAGGCCAGCGCTAAGGGCAGCTGTGGGGACCTGCCTGGGCTTCGTGCAGCTGTGCCAGCCCCAGAACCTGGGGGACCAGGAAGCCCAGGGGCACTAGGAGGGGGACCCTCGGCCTGGGAGGCCTGTCCCCCTGCCCTCCGTGGGCTCCATCATGACCTCCTGCTACGCAAGATGTCTTCATCATCGCCAGATCTGCTGTCTGCAGCACTGGGAACCCGGGGCCGGGGGGCCACAGGGGGAGCTGGGGATCCTGGCTCACCACCTCCAGCCCGGGGTGACACCCCTCCAAGTGAGGGCTCAGCCCCTGGTTCCACCAGCCCAGATTCACCTGGGGGAGCCAAAGGGGAGCCACCTCCACCAGGAGGGCCTGGTGAAAGTGTGGGGCTGCTGGGAACTGGAAGGGAAGGGACAGCGGGCCGGGGAGGAAGCCGGGCTGGGGCCCAGCACTTGACCCCGGCTGCACTGCTGTACAGGGCTGCTGTCACCCGAAGTCAG AAACGTGGCATAtcctcagaggaagaggaaggagaggtggACAGTGAAGTAGAGCTGCCATCAAGCCAGAG GGCTCAGAAATCCCATTGGACCCACCTGCTTCAGAAGCGGCCCCTGGTCCTGAACCCAACTCCTTGCCCACCTCACAGCAGAACCTACTCAGAAGGGAG GGCCCTCCCAATTCTGAGGACTCAGACTTTGACAGCAATGAACTGGACAACTCCAACAGCGGTGATGCCTTGCGGCCCCTAG
- the MAP3K12 gene encoding mitogen-activated protein kinase kinase kinase 12 isoform X2, whose protein sequence is MACLHETRTPSPSFGGFVSALSEASVRKLDPDTSDCTPEKDLTPTHVLQLHEQDAGGPGGAAGSPESRASRVRADEVRLQCQSGSGFLEGLFGCLRPVWTMIGKAYSTEHKQQQEDLWEVPFEEILDLQWVGSGAQGAVFLGRFHGEEVAVKKVRDLKETDIKHLRKLKHPNIITFKGVCTQAPCYCILMEFCAQGQLYEVLRAGRPVTPSLLVDWSMGIAGGMNYLHLHKIIHRDLKSPNMLITYDDVVKISDFGTSKELSDKSTKMSFAGTVAWMAPEVIRNEPVSEKVDIWSFGVVLWELLTGEIPYKDVDSSAIIWGVGSNSLHLPVPSSCPDGFKILLRQCWNSKPRNRPSFRQILLHLDIASADVLSTPQETYFKSQAEWREEVKLHFEKIKSEGTCLHRLEEELVMRRREELRHALDIREHYERKLERANNLYMELNALMLQLELKERELLRREQALERKCPGLLKSHSSRGLLHGNTVEKLIKKRNVPQKLSPHSKRPDILKTESLLPKLDAALSGVGLPGCPKGPPSPGRSRRGKTRHRKASAKGSCGDLPGLRAAVPAPEPGGPGSPGALGGGPSAWEACPPALRGLHHDLLLRKMSSSSPDLLSAALGTRGRGATGGAGDPGSPPPARGDTPPSEGSAPGSTSPDSPGGAKGEPPPPGGPGESVGLLGTGREGTAGRGGSRAGAQHLTPAALLYRAAVTRSQKRGISSEEEEGEVDSEVELPSSQRWPQGLNMRQSLSTFSSENPSDGEEGTASEPSPSGTPEVGSTNTDERPDERSDDMCSQGSEIPLDPPASEAAPGPEPNSLPTSQQNLLRREGPPNSEDSDFDSNELDNSNSGDALRPLASLPP, encoded by the exons ATGGCCTGCCTTCATGAGACCCGGACACCCTCCCCCTCCTTTGGAGGCTTCGTGTCAGCCCTAAGTGAGGCATCCGTGCGCAAGCTTGACCCAGACACTTCTGACTGCACCCCCGAGAAGGACCTGACACCTACCCA TGTCCTGCAGCTACACGAGCAGGACGCGGGGGGCCCAGGGGGAGCTGCTGGGTCCCCTGAGAGTCGAGCATCCAGAGTTCGAGCCGATGAAGTGCGGCTGCAGTGCCAGAGTGGCAGCGGCTTCCTTGAAGGCCTTTTTGGCTGCCTGCGCCCTGTCTGGACCATGATTGGCAAAGCCTATTCCACTGAGCACAAACAGCAGCAGGAAG ACCTCTGGGAGGTCCCCTTTGAGGAAATCCTGGACCTGCAGTGGGTGGGCTCAGGGGCCCAGGGCGCTGTCTTCCTGGGGCGCTTCCACGGGGAGGAAGTCGCTGTGAAGAAAGTGCGGGACCTCAAGGAGACCGACATCAAGCACCTGCGAAAGCTGAAGCACCCCAACATCATCACCTTCAA GGGTGTGTGCACCCAGGCTCCCTGCTACTGCATCCTTATGGAGTTCTGCGCCCAGGGCCAGCTGTATGAGGTACTTCGGGCTGGCCGCCCTGTCACCCCCTCCTTGCTGGTTGACTGGTCCATGGGCATCGCTGGTGGCATGAACTACCTGCACCTGCACAAGATTATTCACAGAGACCTCAAGTCCCCCAA CATGCTGATCACATATGACGATGTGGTGAAGATCTCAGATTTTGGCACTTCCAAGGAGCTGAGTGACAAAAGCACCAAGATGTCCTTTGCAGGGACAGTAGCCTGGATGGCCCCCGAGGTGATCCGCAATGAACCTGTATCTGAGAAGGTGGACATCTG GTCCTTTGGTGTGGTACTGTGGGAACTTCTGACTGGCGAGATCCCCTACAAAGATGTAGATTCCTCAGCTATCATCTGGGGCGTTGGAAGTAACAGTCTCCATCTGCCTGTGCCCTCTAGCTGCCCTGATGGCTTCAAAATTCTCCTTCGCCAATGCTG GAACAGCAAACCCCGAAATCGTCCATCATTCCGACAGATCTTGCTGCATCTGGACATTGCCTCAGCTGATGTGCTCTCCACACCCCAGGAGACTTACTTTAAATCACAG GCGGAGTGgcgggaagaagtaaaactgcacTTTGAAAAGATTAAGTCAGAGGGGACCTGCCTGCACCGCCTAGAAGAGGAGCTGGTGATGCGGAGGCGGGAGGAGCTCAG ACACGCCTTGGACATCAGGGAGCACTATGAACGGAAGCTTGAGAGGGCCAACAACCTATACATGGAACTTAATGCCTTGATGTTGCAGCTGGAGCTCAAGGAGCGGGAGCTGCTCAG GCGGGAACAAGCTTTAGAGCGGAAGTGCCCAGGCCTGCTCAAGTCCCACTCTTCGCGAGGCCTCCTACATGGTAACACTGTGGAGAAGCTCATCAAGAAGAGGAATGTGCCACAGAAGCTGTCACCCCATAGCAAAAG aCCAGATATCCTCAAGACAGAGTCATTGCTACCTAAGCTAGATGCAGCCCTGAGTGGGGTGGGGCTTCCTGGCTGTCCTAAGGGGCCCCCCTCACCAGGACGGAGTCGCCGAGGCAAGACCCGTCACCGCAAGGCCAGCGCTAAGGGCAGCTGTGGGGACCTGCCTGGGCTTCGTGCAGCTGTGCCAGCCCCAGAACCTGGGGGACCAGGAAGCCCAGGGGCACTAGGAGGGGGACCCTCGGCCTGGGAGGCCTGTCCCCCTGCCCTCCGTGGGCTCCATCATGACCTCCTGCTACGCAAGATGTCTTCATCATCGCCAGATCTGCTGTCTGCAGCACTGGGAACCCGGGGCCGGGGGGCCACAGGGGGAGCTGGGGATCCTGGCTCACCACCTCCAGCCCGGGGTGACACCCCTCCAAGTGAGGGCTCAGCCCCTGGTTCCACCAGCCCAGATTCACCTGGGGGAGCCAAAGGGGAGCCACCTCCACCAGGAGGGCCTGGTGAAAGTGTGGGGCTGCTGGGAACTGGAAGGGAAGGGACAGCGGGCCGGGGAGGAAGCCGGGCTGGGGCCCAGCACTTGACCCCGGCTGCACTGCTGTACAGGGCTGCTGTCACCCGAAGTCAG AAACGTGGCATAtcctcagaggaagaggaaggagaggtggACAGTGAAGTAGAGCTGCCATCAAGCCAGAG GTGGCCTCAGGGCCTGAACATGCGCCAGTCACTATCTACCTTCAGCTCAGAGAACCCGTCAGATGGGGAGGAGGGCACAGCTAGTGAGCCTTCCCCCAGTGGCACACCTGAAGTTGGCAGTACCAACACAGATGAGCGGCCAGATGAGCGGTCTGATGACATGTGCTCCCAGGGCTCAGAAATCCCATTGGACCCACCTGCTTCAGAAGCGGCCCCTGGTCCTGAACCCAACTCCTTGCCCACCTCACAGCAGAACCTACTCAGAAGGGAG GGCCCTCCCAATTCTGAGGACTCAGACTTTGACAGCAATGAACTGGACAACTCCAACAGCGGTGATGCCTTGCGGCCCCTAGCTTCCCTCCCTCCGTGA